From a region of the Clupea harengus chromosome 9, Ch_v2.0.2, whole genome shotgun sequence genome:
- the LOC116221732 gene encoding putative olfactory receptor 4A4 encodes MTYGGCEIMNLMVMAYDRYISICFPLHYEKIIGQAKALSTCIPHLVAIVNFFIGCSFEVYQTSSLSAGFHFSKFRATWILLQRLLEFRAQDPMS; translated from the exons ATGACATATGGGGGCTGTGAGATCATGAACCTGATGGTTATGGCGTATGACAGATACATTTCCATATGCTTTCCTCTTCAttatgaaaaaataat TGGACAAGCTAAAGCACTTAGTACTTGCATTCCACACCTTGTAGCAATTGTAAATTTTTTTATTGGCTGTTCCTTTGAAGTTTACCAAA CAAGTTCCTTGTCCGCTGGATTCCACTTCAGCAAGTTCCGTGCCACCTGGATTCTACTCCAGCGTCTCCTAGAGTTCCGTGCTCAGGACCCCATGTCTTAA
- the LOC105899825 gene encoding olfactory receptor 6N1-like, with product MMENETLLSYFYFTLFNSQGLTRYVFFSLGLMLYVSIVFFNSFIIAAIILDTSLHKPMYLLISCLSANALYGSFGLFPRLLIDLHSDIHTISHSACFIQNFIINTYASYEFTLLTAMAYDRYIAICQPLQYHSIMTSKWIALIIAGVWIYPMFTIGVGVFLTVRLPLCGNKIVKLYCSNWAIVRLSCVSTTVNNLYGFFVTATTIFIPFAFILYTYVQILIICQRSSSALYKQKALHTCLPHIVSFVNYSIALFCEIAFSRYKPGELPEVVLIILSLEYLIIPPLLNPLVYGLNFPEIRRKMSHVACERTQAQT from the coding sequence ATGATGGAAAATGAAACTCTCTTAtcctatttttattttactttattcAACAGTCAAGGATTGACTAGATATGTATTTTTCAGCCTGGGACTCATGTTGTATGTATCCATAGtattttttaattcatttatcaTTGCAGCCATTATTCTGGACACCTCTCTGCATAAGCCTatgtatttacttatttcttgTTTGTCAGCCAATGCTCTCTATGGCTCTTTTGGTCTTTTCCCTCGGCTATTGATAGACCTGCATTCAGACATTCATACAATATCGCATTCTGCATGTTTCATCCAGAATTTTATTATAAACACTTATGCATCTTATGAATTTACTCTCCTCACTGCAATGGCCTATGATAGGTACATAGCTATATGTCAACCACTGCAGTATCACAGCATTATGACTTCAAAATGGATTGCTCTCATAATAGCTGGTGTTTGGATATATCCAATGTTCACAATTGGTGTAGGTGTATTTTTGACTGTCAGACTACCTTTATGTGGTAACAAGATAGTGAAATTGTATTgcagcaactgggcaattgttCGTCTGTCTTGTGTAAGCACTACAGTTAACAATCTGTATGGATTTTTTGTTACAGCAACAACAATTTTCATTCcatttgcattcattttgtatacatatgtacaaaTTCTAATCATTTGTCAAAGAAGTTCTTCAGCTCTTTATAAACAAAAAGCTTTACATACATGCTTGCCTCATATTGTTAGTTTTGTGAACTACTCAAttgctttgttttgtgaaaTCGCCTTTAGTCGTTACAAACCAGGGGAACTGCCTGAAGTAGTACTTATAATTCTGTCCCTTGAATATCTCATTATTCCCCCCCTGTTAAACCCCCTGGTTTATGGTCTTAATTTTCCAGAAATACGTAGAAAAATGAGTCATGTTGCATGTGAGAGGACACAGGCTCAGACATAG